In one window of Tellurirhabdus rosea DNA:
- a CDS encoding AMP-dependent synthetase/ligase — MTSPQPARLFDCLRFQAENHPLPDMLAAKDGGGQWKTYATSDVQTLTRQLSAGLLRTGVSYGDGTLEGRSKVGILSRNRPEWVIVDLAVQQAGGVLVPIYPTINAAELQFVLQDAAVTTVFVDDEVMFRKVAGLRDKLPELKDIFSFAPIAGARSWNELLIDPTPELASQLDGLNRLIQTDELATILYTSGTTGTPKGVMLSHRNILSNVFSSFELFEEIGIQGRRALSFLPLNHAFERTATYCYIYSGASIYYAESMDTIGENLREVKPTVFTTVPRLLEKVYEGILAKGNSLPPVQKKLFFWALGLATRFEINQTQPLAYRLQLALADRLIFSKWREALGGNVRAVITGAAACQVRLLRIFAAAKVIVMEGYGLTETSPVISGNRFVESGRLFGSVGPLLKDVDVRFAEDGEIMVKGPNVMMGYYKRPDLTAEVMTPDGWLRTGDIGMMVDAKFLKITDRKKELFKTSGGKYVAPQPIENKMVESRWIEQMMVVGEGQKFVSALIVPSFAAIRQWFSEENRPYPGDTEVINDESVFKKIKEAVQQYNQHFNPVEQIKKFRLLPKEWTIEGGELTPTLKLKRRVILERYGSLVAGMYA, encoded by the coding sequence ATGACCTCGCCACAACCTGCCCGCTTATTCGACTGCCTCCGCTTCCAGGCCGAAAATCATCCGCTGCCCGACATGCTGGCGGCCAAAGACGGAGGCGGCCAGTGGAAAACCTACGCCACTTCGGACGTGCAGACGCTGACCCGGCAGTTGAGCGCCGGCCTGCTGCGGACGGGCGTTTCCTACGGCGACGGGACGCTGGAAGGACGAAGCAAAGTCGGCATCCTGAGTCGTAACCGGCCCGAATGGGTCATCGTGGACCTGGCCGTACAGCAGGCGGGCGGGGTGCTTGTGCCCATTTATCCGACGATCAATGCGGCTGAATTACAATTCGTGCTGCAGGATGCGGCCGTGACAACCGTTTTTGTGGACGATGAAGTCATGTTCCGGAAAGTGGCCGGCTTGCGCGATAAACTGCCGGAGCTGAAAGATATCTTTTCGTTTGCTCCCATCGCCGGGGCGCGGTCCTGGAACGAACTGCTCATTGACCCCACCCCCGAACTGGCCTCGCAGCTGGACGGGCTGAACCGGCTCATTCAGACCGACGAGTTGGCCACGATTCTGTACACGTCCGGCACCACCGGCACGCCGAAGGGTGTCATGCTCTCGCACCGGAACATTCTGAGCAACGTTTTCAGCAGTTTCGAACTATTCGAGGAAATCGGCATTCAGGGCAGGCGGGCCTTGAGTTTTCTCCCGCTCAACCACGCCTTCGAACGAACCGCGACGTATTGTTATATCTACTCCGGCGCTTCGATTTATTATGCCGAAAGCATGGATACCATCGGCGAAAACCTGCGGGAAGTAAAACCAACGGTGTTCACGACCGTTCCGCGGCTGCTGGAGAAGGTGTACGAAGGTATTCTGGCGAAAGGCAACAGTCTGCCGCCGGTTCAGAAAAAGCTGTTTTTCTGGGCGCTGGGCCTGGCTACGCGTTTCGAGATAAACCAGACGCAGCCCCTCGCCTACCGCCTGCAACTGGCACTGGCCGACCGCCTAATCTTCAGCAAGTGGCGGGAAGCGCTGGGCGGCAATGTCCGGGCGGTGATCACCGGCGCGGCGGCCTGTCAGGTGCGGCTGCTGCGGATTTTTGCGGCGGCTAAAGTTATCGTCATGGAAGGCTACGGCCTGACGGAAACCTCGCCGGTCATCAGCGGCAACCGCTTCGTCGAATCCGGGCGGCTGTTCGGCTCGGTCGGACCGCTGCTAAAAGACGTGGACGTGCGTTTTGCCGAAGACGGCGAAATTATGGTCAAAGGGCCGAACGTGATGATGGGCTATTACAAACGCCCCGACCTGACGGCCGAGGTCATGACGCCCGACGGCTGGCTCCGGACGGGTGACATCGGCATGATGGTCGATGCTAAATTCCTGAAAATTACCGACCGTAAAAAAGAACTCTTCAAGACGAGCGGCGGCAAGTACGTGGCCCCGCAGCCCATCGAAAACAAGATGGTGGAAAGCCGCTGGATTGAGCAGATGATGGTCGTGGGCGAAGGCCAGAAGTTCGTTTCGGCCCTGATCGTGCCTTCGTTTGCGGCCATCCGGCAGTGGTTTTCGGAGGAGAACCGGCCTTATCCCGGCGATACGGAAGTCATTAACGACGAAAGCGTTTTCAAAAAGATCAAGGAGGCCGTTCAGCAGTACAACCAGCATTTCAACCCCGTCGAGCAGATCAAAAAATTCCGGCTGCTGCCGAAGGAATGGACCATCGAAGGCGGCGAACTGACGCCCACGCTAAAGCTCAAACGCCGGGTGATTCTGGAGCGCTACGGGTCGCTGGTAGCGGGGATGTACGCCTGA
- a CDS encoding universal stress protein translates to MRNILFPTDLTDAAHPALDWVRLLARQFKATITVLHIYQPMVADTSLPSLNGPGVGVAASQDVVDISRQTLETFVNQLLAEGLVATGDWRTGSVEKEILDAAAEHNADLIITSRDNVSTFFDRLAGSAAMDVARDAVTPVLYVPASDDNRAARPAQVSTIAYLMQQDSTQAEASRQTSDIVEAFPDASLHFLTLEQIESQRPDLVVVMDYKRGGLFSTDPVQRLLSRSEVPVLIYHPQPKNA, encoded by the coding sequence ATGCGCAACATTCTCTTTCCGACCGACCTTACTGACGCGGCGCACCCGGCTCTGGACTGGGTCCGGCTGCTGGCCCGGCAATTCAAAGCGACCATCACGGTCCTGCACATCTACCAGCCGATGGTGGCCGACACCTCGCTGCCCAGCCTCAACGGCCCCGGCGTCGGAGTAGCCGCTTCGCAGGATGTGGTGGACATCAGCCGACAGACGCTCGAAACGTTTGTCAACCAGTTGCTGGCCGAGGGGCTCGTAGCGACGGGTGACTGGCGGACCGGCTCCGTCGAAAAGGAAATTCTGGACGCCGCCGCCGAGCACAATGCCGACCTGATCATCACCTCCCGCGACAACGTCAGCACCTTTTTTGACCGCCTGGCCGGGTCGGCGGCGATGGACGTGGCCCGCGACGCCGTGACCCCCGTGCTGTATGTGCCTGCGTCGGACGACAACAGAGCCGCCCGCCCCGCGCAGGTCAGCACCATCGCGTATCTGATGCAGCAGGATTCGACCCAGGCGGAGGCCTCCCGGCAGACGTCCGACATCGTGGAAGCGTTTCCGGATGCCAGCCTCCATTTTCTGACGCTCGAACAGATTGAAAGCCAGCGGCCCGATCTGGTGGTGGTGATGGATTACAAACGCGGCGGTCTGTTTTCAACGGACCCGGTGCAGCGGCTGCTTTCCCGTTCCGAAGTGCCGGTGCTGATCTATCATCCGCAGCCGAAAAACGCATAG
- a CDS encoding porin family protein has protein sequence MKKATFLAFLLSAFTASAQVSVTVSPLDLELVSRVTDAGQPLKPSSDKVSSGSAAFSPSVQVLFPISSKWAFSAGLGHSRRYTNTGFNSEIAVVKQAVNSSAPIPERGVLTDVTTRDYYLSVPLGLYYRPVFSRKARAIIGLQIRSDIRTAGRQTADFLPERFSSAELNLPELKRDVEAYFAERATPVLFSLAPTLGFDAPLTPRLALVMTGRAIWFANGPDRVTGGFGWGLGGQAGLRYQFTR, from the coding sequence ATGAAAAAAGCTACCTTTCTCGCCTTTCTGCTCTCCGCGTTCACGGCCTCGGCCCAGGTTTCCGTGACCGTATCGCCCCTCGACCTGGAACTGGTTTCCCGGGTTACGGACGCCGGTCAGCCGTTGAAGCCTTCCAGCGACAAGGTCAGCAGCGGCAGCGCGGCCTTCTCGCCTTCGGTGCAGGTTTTGTTTCCAATTTCTTCCAAATGGGCGTTTTCGGCGGGATTAGGGCATTCGCGGCGCTACACGAACACAGGTTTTAACTCGGAAATAGCGGTGGTCAAACAGGCGGTCAACTCCAGCGCGCCGATTCCCGAGCGGGGAGTCCTGACCGACGTGACCACCCGCGATTATTACCTCTCCGTTCCGCTGGGACTGTATTACCGGCCGGTTTTTTCCCGGAAAGCGCGGGCCATTATCGGACTTCAAATTCGCTCCGACATCCGGACGGCGGGCCGGCAGACGGCCGATTTCCTGCCCGAACGGTTTTCCTCCGCCGAATTGAATCTGCCCGAACTGAAACGCGACGTCGAGGCATATTTTGCCGAACGGGCCACGCCCGTCCTCTTCTCGCTGGCTCCCACACTGGGCTTCGATGCCCCGCTGACCCCGCGCCTTGCGCTCGTCATGACCGGCCGGGCCATTTGGTTTGCCAACGGCCCCGACCGCGTCACGGGCGGTTTCGGCTGGGGACTCGGCGGCCAGGCAGGTCTGCGCTACCAGTTCACCCGGTAA
- a CDS encoding pyridoxal phosphate-dependent decarboxylase family protein has translation MEPATSAALLDKLSHEIQDFFDNPTSVSPTVTAAELRQHLSRFTFDQPLEAETVFDEVRQMMRAWNVQISHPRYFGLFNPAPTRPAIVADALTAVYNPQMAAWSHAPAANEIERHTLHHVARKLGLPTETVAANFTSGGSEANHTAVLVALAHHFPQTLEDGLFALSKRPAVYVSELAHNSFDKIVKHVGLGLGALRPVPVDASLRMDVAALKTLLKADEQAGLEPFLVVGTAGVTSTGTIDPLPELAEICRTNGLWFHVDAAWAGAAAFSETLKPALRGIESADSVTVDAHKWFNLTMGAGMFFTPHQESVRAAFNVRADYMPASEADVAVPYLTTLQWSRRFTGLKLFMTLAELGDEAVAAMLDHQAELGHYCRKCLSDNGWIVVNETPLPVVNFTHPAIRSGAVSVETILEKVYAGGDLWISSVTLRGEKAFRFCVTNYKSTTADVDVLMRALNSFVG, from the coding sequence ATGGAGCCCGCAACCTCTGCCGCCCTTCTCGACAAACTGAGCCACGAAATTCAGGATTTTTTTGACAATCCGACCTCTGTATCGCCCACCGTCACCGCCGCCGAACTCCGGCAACACCTGAGCCGCTTTACCTTCGACCAGCCGCTGGAGGCGGAAACCGTGTTCGACGAAGTCCGGCAGATGATGCGGGCCTGGAACGTGCAGATTTCGCATCCCCGCTATTTTGGCCTGTTCAACCCGGCCCCGACCCGGCCCGCCATCGTGGCCGATGCCCTCACGGCCGTCTACAACCCGCAGATGGCCGCCTGGTCGCACGCCCCGGCCGCCAACGAAATCGAGCGGCATACGCTGCACCACGTCGCCCGGAAACTGGGCCTTCCGACGGAAACGGTGGCCGCGAATTTTACGTCGGGCGGCTCCGAAGCCAATCATACCGCCGTGCTGGTGGCGCTGGCGCACCATTTTCCGCAAACGCTCGAAGACGGCCTGTTTGCCCTGAGCAAACGCCCCGCTGTGTACGTCTCGGAACTGGCGCACAACTCGTTCGACAAAATCGTCAAGCACGTCGGGTTGGGGCTGGGTGCCCTGCGGCCGGTGCCCGTCGATGCCTCGCTGCGGATGGACGTGGCGGCGCTGAAAACCCTTCTGAAAGCCGACGAACAGGCGGGATTAGAGCCGTTTCTGGTCGTCGGTACGGCGGGTGTCACCTCGACGGGCACCATCGACCCGCTGCCGGAACTGGCGGAAATCTGCCGGACCAACGGGCTGTGGTTCCACGTCGATGCGGCTTGGGCCGGAGCCGCGGCGTTCTCCGAAACGTTGAAACCGGCCCTGCGGGGCATCGAAAGCGCCGACTCCGTGACGGTCGACGCGCACAAGTGGTTCAACCTGACGATGGGGGCGGGCATGTTCTTTACGCCGCATCAGGAAAGCGTTCGGGCCGCGTTCAACGTCCGGGCGGATTACATGCCCGCCAGCGAAGCGGATGTGGCCGTGCCGTACCTGACCACCCTGCAATGGTCCCGGCGCTTTACCGGACTAAAACTGTTTATGACGCTGGCCGAACTGGGCGACGAAGCCGTGGCGGCGATGCTCGACCACCAGGCCGAACTGGGGCATTATTGCCGAAAGTGCCTGTCTGATAACGGCTGGATTGTTGTCAACGAGACACCGCTGCCGGTGGTTAATTTCACACATCCGGCGATTCGCTCGGGGGCCGTTTCCGTCGAAACCATCCTTGAAAAAGTGTATGCCGGGGGCGATTTGTGGATTTCGTCCGTCACGCTTCGGGGTGAAAAAGCCTTCCGTTTCTGCGTGACGAATTACAAATCCACGACCGCCGACGTGGATGTGCTGATGCGGGCGTTAAATTCGTTTGTCGGCTAA
- a CDS encoding methylated-DNA--[protein]-cysteine S-methyltransferase, whose translation MLETSPTYQQIARAIEYLMANYQQQPSLFEAAETASLSEYHFQRLFTDWAGVSPKKFLQYLTLTHARDQLRHGLTVAEVAEQAGLSGTGRLHDLFVTLEGLTPGQARQGGAGLALRYGVFDSPFGPYALGAFGDKIARLDFLEEGDIGETITERMAAYWPAATLVADPVGLQPLADSIFTATPARPLRLLVRGSDFQVKVWEALLKIPEGRVVSYDQLAAAVGMPTASRAVGTAVGANPVGYLIPCHRVIRKTGIFGQYRWGSLRKTAMLGWEAARTQPAEKQMSAEAPFLS comes from the coding sequence ATGCTGGAAACCAGTCCGACCTACCAACAGATTGCCCGGGCCATCGAATACCTGATGGCGAATTATCAGCAGCAGCCTTCCCTGTTTGAGGCCGCCGAAACCGCCAGTCTGAGCGAATACCATTTTCAGCGGCTGTTCACCGACTGGGCGGGCGTGAGCCCGAAGAAATTTCTGCAGTATCTGACCCTGACGCACGCCCGCGATCAGCTCCGGCACGGCCTGACCGTGGCCGAGGTGGCCGAGCAGGCCGGGCTTTCCGGGACGGGCCGCCTGCACGATCTGTTTGTAACGCTGGAAGGGCTCACGCCCGGCCAGGCGCGGCAGGGCGGGGCGGGGCTGGCGCTGCGGTACGGCGTCTTCGACAGTCCGTTCGGGCCGTATGCGCTGGGGGCGTTTGGCGATAAAATTGCCAGACTGGATTTTCTGGAAGAAGGCGATATTGGCGAAACCATCACCGAACGCATGGCCGCTTACTGGCCCGCCGCTACGCTGGTGGCGGATCCGGTGGGCCTGCAGCCGCTGGCCGATTCCATCTTCACGGCCACTCCCGCCCGTCCGCTTCGGCTGCTGGTGCGCGGCTCGGACTTTCAGGTGAAAGTGTGGGAGGCGCTGCTGAAAATTCCCGAAGGGCGCGTGGTCAGTTACGACCAGCTGGCCGCTGCGGTGGGCATGCCGACGGCTTCGCGGGCGGTTGGGACGGCGGTGGGGGCCAACCCGGTGGGGTATCTGATTCCCTGCCACCGGGTTATCCGGAAAACGGGGATTTTTGGGCAGTACCGCTGGGGGAGCCTGCGAAAAACGGCCATGCTCGGCTGGGAGGCCGCCCGGACGCAGCCCGCCGAAAAACAGATGTCCGCAGAGGCCCCGTTTCTTTCCTGA
- a CDS encoding DNA-3-methyladenine glycosylase family protein has translation MENTIPPILLQDPVLARIIDTTPAPKVTMEENVPDRVYLALLESIVSQQISVKAADSIFARFRALFPDQYPHPDQLLSLPTETLRGAGLSGQKVIYLKSVAEFALQNRLDLPFLNGLSDDEIVNYLVPIKGVGRWTVEMMLMFVLDRPDVFPVDDLVIRQKMVRAYELTETGRPLYKRLHDIAEAWRPHRTLACRYLWRWKGE, from the coding sequence ATGGAGAATACAATTCCCCCGATATTGCTGCAGGACCCCGTTCTGGCCCGTATTATTGACACAACACCCGCTCCGAAGGTGACGATGGAGGAGAATGTACCCGACCGGGTGTACCTCGCTCTGCTCGAAAGCATCGTTTCGCAGCAGATTTCGGTCAAGGCCGCTGACTCTATTTTTGCGCGTTTCCGGGCACTTTTTCCGGATCAGTATCCGCACCCCGACCAGCTGCTCAGCCTGCCCACCGAAACGCTGCGGGGCGCGGGCCTGTCGGGGCAGAAGGTCATTTATCTCAAAAGCGTCGCGGAGTTTGCCCTGCAGAACCGCCTGGACCTGCCTTTTCTGAACGGCCTTAGTGACGACGAGATCGTGAACTACCTGGTTCCCATCAAAGGCGTCGGGCGGTGGACGGTCGAAATGATGCTGATGTTCGTGCTGGACCGGCCGGACGTGTTTCCGGTGGACGATCTGGTCATCCGCCAGAAAATGGTCCGCGCCTACGAACTGACCGAAACGGGCCGACCGCTCTACAAACGGCTGCACGACATCGCCGAAGCCTGGCGCCCTCACCGCACGCTGGCGTGCCGGTATTTGTGGCGGTGGAAAGGGGAATGA
- a CDS encoding metallophosphoesterase family protein, whose translation MDPQKRDTQQYVNLGHSKLENHLKTQVALYEKKTKYTGTTTNLLSAFFWSNLMGFAFHYAKSRFGPKVPYQFYPRNGDDGLYPLEVTDGKTTLALLSDWASDTVESDQIGHLVSTYQPDYTIHLGDIYYVGTPQEVEDNFLAPHSSWHYGSHGSLALSGNHEMYSNGRAYFEKLLPAMKIRKNGAVATQQAGFFCLEHEHWRIIGLDTGYTSTNRPFLEVLFKPDCQLREEQVAWLKNIVKLGDPTDTRGIILLSHHPYYSSFRDDHPIVGKQLREIFGEADRPVVWIWGHEHRLTFYDQHGLSDGIRAWGRCVGIGGMPVEIDAPDQGHENKLRLHDQRVRERLKRRDVGYNGFALMTIQGKTVKLDYIDQNNLTVVSEAWTVNRTNGDLRLETLFVHPEIRQFADTKV comes from the coding sequence ATGGACCCTCAGAAACGCGATACGCAGCAGTACGTCAACCTCGGCCACAGCAAGCTCGAAAATCACCTGAAGACGCAGGTGGCCTTGTACGAGAAAAAAACGAAGTATACAGGCACCACCACCAACCTCCTCAGCGCCTTCTTCTGGAGTAACCTCATGGGCTTCGCCTTTCATTACGCCAAAAGCCGGTTTGGCCCGAAAGTCCCCTACCAGTTCTACCCCCGCAACGGCGATGACGGCCTCTACCCGCTGGAAGTGACCGACGGAAAAACCACCCTGGCGCTCCTCTCCGACTGGGCCAGCGACACGGTCGAATCCGACCAGATCGGCCACCTCGTTTCAACCTATCAGCCGGATTATACGATTCATCTGGGAGACATTTATTACGTGGGGACGCCGCAGGAGGTGGAGGACAACTTTCTGGCCCCGCATTCGTCGTGGCACTACGGCAGCCACGGCAGTCTGGCGCTTTCGGGCAACCACGAGATGTACAGCAACGGGCGCGCCTATTTCGAAAAGCTGCTTCCGGCCATGAAAATCCGCAAAAACGGCGCGGTGGCCACCCAGCAGGCCGGTTTTTTCTGCCTCGAACACGAACATTGGCGGATTATCGGCCTCGACACGGGCTACACCTCCACCAACCGGCCGTTTCTGGAAGTGCTCTTCAAACCCGATTGCCAGCTGCGCGAGGAACAGGTGGCCTGGCTCAAAAACATCGTAAAGCTCGGCGACCCCACCGACACCCGGGGCATTATCCTGCTCAGCCACCACCCTTATTATTCTTCGTTCCGGGACGACCACCCGATCGTCGGAAAGCAGTTGCGGGAAATTTTTGGCGAGGCCGACCGGCCCGTTGTCTGGATCTGGGGCCACGAGCACCGGCTCACGTTTTACGACCAGCACGGGTTGTCCGACGGCATCCGGGCCTGGGGGCGCTGCGTCGGCATCGGCGGTATGCCGGTCGAAATCGATGCGCCGGACCAGGGCCACGAAAACAAGCTGCGCCTGCACGACCAGCGCGTCCGCGAACGGCTGAAACGGCGGGATGTCGGCTACAACGGATTCGCGCTCATGACCATTCAGGGCAAAACCGTCAAACTGGATTACATCGACCAGAACAATCTCACGGTCGTGTCCGAAGCCTGGACCGTCAACCGGACCAACGGCGATCTGCGGCTGGAAACGCTGTTTGTCCACCCGGAAATCCGGCAATTCGCGGACACGAAGGTGTAA
- a CDS encoding LruC domain-containing protein: MTRPVRLKAAIGTMMVGAVLTLGGCQKPDGISTPTDPTLPVLSKIPDNFSFASDQDVAFRITALTNRNNPMVGVPFSVYSLPDNQLLFSGVTSANGVFEMKHRLANHLGQVEIRTTYPGIPSSQVITLSSNQVVATFGGSNPGGRISAEASVTASISNTRIPNIKTLGSWNNNGLPNYLVSNTPDAIEQAFYDRITASLPESKPLSTTHPEYIANNAPTTLDITELADVWVTFVTEGAGWKNSLGFYTYDKSATITSVNQLQNPTIIFPNVSMVGSNGSLVSGHRVHIGRFPAGTSIGFFMLADAYNTSNGDIAQGNYAHFSHSALNSESDPNKRRHFVVLNDVATDRVLLAVEDVSLMNTPIVCDNDYNDAVFYITSNPVTAVDKTPLPTTDKPTDTDGDEIPDPRDEYPTDKDRAFNVYTPAKDVYGTLAYEDLWPSKGDYDFNDLVMSYNFQEVLNAKNEIVDVKTKLKVRAIGASFKNGWGIQMPVAASNIKTAKSTDTRTNTTKTLTSEAGQTNITLIPFQNAYDMISAPATSLFVNTESGKTTYEGKIFTVDLTFNTPVTRAALGTAPYNTFLIARNERGREIHLANHQPTTKANVAYFGTGNDKTNPGLNKFYKDDSNMPWALNIPVEFDYPFERTSILNTHLNFFQWAATGGAQYKDWYMNKTNYRKTENIFKK; encoded by the coding sequence ATGACCAGACCAGTACGTTTAAAAGCCGCCATCGGTACCATGATGGTTGGCGCGGTTCTGACGCTTGGCGGCTGTCAGAAACCAGACGGTATCTCGACGCCGACTGACCCGACGCTCCCGGTATTGAGCAAAATTCCGGACAATTTCTCATTTGCTTCTGACCAGGATGTGGCGTTCCGCATCACGGCCCTGACCAACCGGAACAACCCGATGGTCGGCGTTCCGTTCTCGGTCTACAGCCTGCCGGACAACCAGTTGCTTTTCAGCGGCGTGACTTCGGCAAACGGGGTTTTTGAAATGAAGCACCGGCTGGCCAACCACCTCGGACAGGTGGAAATCCGGACGACTTATCCCGGTATCCCCAGCAGCCAGGTGATTACCCTGAGCAGCAACCAGGTGGTAGCCACGTTCGGCGGTTCCAACCCCGGCGGCCGTATTTCGGCAGAAGCCAGCGTAACGGCCAGCATCAGCAACACGCGGATTCCGAACATCAAGACCCTCGGTTCCTGGAACAACAACGGCCTGCCGAACTACCTCGTTTCCAACACGCCGGACGCCATCGAACAGGCGTTCTACGACCGCATCACGGCTTCTCTGCCGGAAAGCAAGCCGCTGTCGACGACGCACCCGGAGTACATCGCCAACAACGCGCCGACCACGCTCGACATCACCGAACTGGCCGACGTATGGGTTACGTTCGTTACCGAAGGCGCGGGCTGGAAAAACTCGCTCGGCTTCTATACGTACGACAAAAGCGCGACCATCACCAGCGTAAACCAGCTCCAGAACCCGACGATCATCTTCCCGAACGTGTCGATGGTGGGCAGCAACGGCTCGCTGGTATCGGGTCACCGGGTGCACATCGGTCGTTTCCCGGCCGGTACGAGCATCGGTTTCTTCATGCTGGCCGACGCCTACAACACCTCCAACGGAGACATTGCTCAGGGTAACTACGCTCACTTCAGCCACTCGGCCCTGAACTCGGAATCCGATCCGAACAAGCGCCGCCACTTCGTCGTGCTGAATGACGTCGCTACGGACCGGGTGCTGCTCGCCGTCGAAGACGTGAGCCTGATGAACACGCCGATCGTCTGCGATAACGACTACAACGACGCTGTTTTCTACATCACTTCCAACCCGGTCACGGCCGTTGACAAAACGCCGCTGCCGACCACGGACAAGCCGACGGACACCGACGGCGACGAAATTCCGGACCCGCGCGACGAGTACCCGACCGACAAGGACCGCGCGTTCAACGTCTACACGCCGGCTAAAGATGTATACGGTACGCTGGCTTACGAAGACCTGTGGCCGAGCAAGGGCGACTACGACTTCAATGACCTGGTGATGAGCTACAACTTCCAGGAAGTGCTGAACGCCAAAAACGAGATCGTTGACGTCAAGACCAAGCTGAAAGTACGGGCCATCGGGGCCTCGTTCAAGAACGGCTGGGGTATCCAGATGCCGGTTGCCGCGTCCAACATCAAAACGGCCAAGTCGACCGACACCCGCACGAACACGACCAAAACGCTAACCTCGGAAGCGGGCCAGACCAACATTACGCTGATTCCGTTCCAGAACGCCTACGACATGATTTCGGCCCCGGCGACGAGCCTGTTCGTGAATACGGAATCGGGCAAGACCACGTACGAAGGCAAAATCTTCACGGTTGACCTGACGTTCAACACGCCGGTGACGCGGGCGGCGCTGGGTACGGCTCCGTACAATACTTTCCTGATCGCCCGCAACGAGCGCGGCCGGGAAATCCACCTGGCCAACCACCAGCCGACGACCAAAGCGAACGTAGCCTACTTCGGTACGGGTAACGACAAGACCAACCCCGGCCTGAACAAGTTCTACAAGGACGACAGCAACATGCCGTGGGCGCTGAACATTCCGGTAGAGTTTGACTATCCGTTCGAGCGCACGTCCATCCTGAACACGCACCTGAACTTCTTCCAGTGGGCGGCTACGGGTGGCGCGCAGTATAAAGACTGGTACATGAACAAGACGAACTACCGCAAGACGGAAAACATCTTCAAGAAGTAA
- a CDS encoding DUF4403 family protein: MKNRTMCPAGSWWLLLGLLVGISVISCKRVKPQPPDATAFDDTLAIGPSYLSAPVLFEVRELEEKVNQSLGEVLVDQESLPKTKGTVLRLRVLRSGRVRMSFDGKRLSFGAPITIWIDNPLDLNHKRQQLGSLDVEFNSPVAVTPNWRILTRVTLKRYRWTVEPKVKLLGIRFNVKRRVDRILQKRRPEIEQAISAAIYQELRLDREIGKIWRSLHRPLRINRNYENIWLVPHPYAISASKVYGNRKTIVVPLRVELRLETHFGDRPDSLRPAALPPLRRADTLPPVTELNLLSRVSYDRLNLALKRTLKNKKLEVAAQSISIQEAMVYGGGNTLILETKVKGAINGTLFFRGRPAFDTLRQTAAVRNFEYDIHTEDVLPHTADYFLHDMLKDSLQQALSLPLHRYFSTIPVKIETAFERGRPGRKADLDIQTFRFIPRQIAIRPEAIHVHLRVRTSFRIKITDV, from the coding sequence ATGAAAAACCGGACGATGTGTCCGGCGGGCAGTTGGTGGCTGTTGCTGGGCCTGCTCGTCGGCATAAGTGTGATTTCCTGCAAACGCGTAAAGCCCCAGCCGCCCGATGCCACTGCGTTCGACGACACGCTGGCCATTGGTCCCTCCTACCTCAGCGCGCCCGTCCTCTTCGAGGTCCGGGAACTGGAGGAAAAGGTGAACCAGTCGCTGGGAGAAGTCCTCGTCGATCAGGAAAGCCTGCCCAAAACCAAAGGAACGGTGCTCCGGCTGCGGGTTCTCCGCTCGGGCCGGGTCCGGATGAGCTTCGACGGAAAACGGCTGTCGTTTGGCGCGCCCATCACCATCTGGATCGACAATCCGCTGGACCTGAACCACAAGCGGCAACAGCTGGGCTCGCTGGACGTGGAGTTCAACAGTCCGGTGGCCGTAACGCCCAACTGGCGGATTCTGACCCGCGTCACCCTGAAGCGGTACCGCTGGACGGTCGAACCCAAAGTCAAACTGCTGGGCATCCGGTTCAACGTCAAGCGCCGCGTTGACAGAATTCTCCAGAAACGCCGGCCCGAAATCGAACAGGCCATCAGTGCCGCCATCTACCAGGAACTCCGGCTGGACCGGGAAATCGGAAAAATCTGGCGGAGCCTCCATCGGCCGCTGCGCATCAACCGCAATTACGAAAACATCTGGCTGGTGCCCCATCCGTACGCGATTTCGGCCAGCAAGGTCTATGGCAATCGGAAGACGATCGTGGTGCCGCTGCGGGTGGAACTGCGGCTCGAAACCCACTTTGGGGATCGTCCCGACAGCCTCCGTCCGGCCGCGCTGCCGCCCCTGCGCCGGGCCGATACCCTGCCGCCGGTGACGGAACTGAACCTGCTGAGCCGGGTTTCCTACGACCGCCTGAACCTGGCGCTGAAACGAACCCTGAAAAACAAAAAACTCGAAGTGGCAGCCCAGTCCATTTCCATCCAGGAAGCGATGGTCTACGGCGGGGGCAATACCCTCATTTTGGAGACAAAGGTGAAAGGCGCCATCAACGGCACGCTGTTTTTCCGGGGCCGACCGGCCTTTGATACGCTGCGGCAGACGGCCGCCGTCCGCAATTTTGAGTACGACATTCACACGGAGGATGTGCTGCCCCATACGGCCGATTACTTCCTGCACGACATGCTGAAAGACTCGCTGCAACAGGCCCTGTCGTTGCCGCTGCATCGGTATTTTTCTACCATTCCGGTCAAGATTGAGACGGCCTTCGAACGGGGCCGTCCGGGCCGGAAAGCAGACCTGGATATTCAGACCTTTCGTTTCATTCCCAGACAAATAGCCATTCGTCCGGAAGCCATCCACGTCCACCTCAGAGTACGAACCAGTTTCCGCATCAAGATAACCGATGTCTGA